A window of Elusimicrobiota bacterium contains these coding sequences:
- a CDS encoding slipin family protein — protein MFGFGIGFLPIAIIAFIVIVNAVRVVPEYERGVIFRLGRVIGAKGPGLFFLWPLIDRMVKVGLRTVTLDVPVQEVITKDNVPCQVNAVCYFKVIDPVRAVIEIQDFMLATSQIAQTTLRSVLGQVEFDELLSHREKINTTLQKIIDQQTDPWGIKVSIVEVKDVQVPEQMQRAMAHQAEAERDRRAKIIAAEGEFQASQKLAEAAKIIAAEPVTLQLRYLQTAVEIGRDKNTTILFPLPMEFISILTNMVTKNKN, from the coding sequence ATGTTTGGATTCGGCATCGGGTTTCTGCCCATCGCGATCATCGCCTTCATCGTCATCGTGAACGCGGTGCGCGTGGTTCCGGAGTACGAGCGCGGGGTGATTTTCCGTCTGGGGCGGGTGATCGGCGCCAAAGGGCCCGGACTGTTTTTCCTGTGGCCGCTGATCGACCGGATGGTCAAGGTGGGCTTGCGGACGGTGACGTTGGATGTGCCCGTTCAGGAGGTCATCACCAAAGACAACGTCCCCTGCCAGGTCAACGCCGTGTGCTATTTCAAAGTGATCGACCCCGTGCGCGCGGTGATTGAAATTCAGGACTTCATGCTGGCGACCTCGCAGATCGCCCAAACCACCCTGCGGAGCGTCCTCGGCCAGGTGGAATTCGACGAGCTGCTGTCGCACCGGGAGAAAATCAACACCACGCTTCAGAAAATCATCGACCAGCAGACGGACCCCTGGGGCATCAAGGTTTCCATCGTCGAAGTGAAAGACGTCCAGGTGCCCGAACAGATGCAGCGGGCCATGGCGCACCAAGCCGAGGCGGAACGGGATCGCCGGGCCAAGATCATCGCGGCGGAGGGCGAATTCCAGGCCTCCCAAAAATTGGCCGAGGCGGCCAAAATCATCGCCGCCGAGCCGGTCACGCTTCAGTTGCGTTACTTGCAAACGGCGGTGGAGATCGGACGGGACAAAAACACCACGATCCTTTTCCCCCTGCCCATGGAATTCATCAGCATCCTGACGAACATGGTGACCAAAAACAAGAATTGA
- a CDS encoding nodulation protein NfeD — protein MRASTRLGLLALIVLPAFAEIRGEDAAPRPVLVMDVNGPIDPAVKNHLLSGFQRAEALGVGAVILRLDTPGGLLDATRDIVQAMINAPYPVIVHVAPRGARAASAGVFLTMAADVAALAPETHLGAAHPVNLGGGPTGGSAPAPSTGTADVLGEKVLSDAAAYIRGLATAHGRNAVWAEDAVRRSVSLTAEEALANHVVDLLAADETELMDRLEGRVVRKNGRTFTLRFRGATRVDHPMSAAQRGLHVLGHPNIAYLLLVLGFYALVYEFATPGVGLGAIAGITCLVLAFFSLQILPINTAGLVLLVAGLIMMAVDLIVSSHGLLIFGGLLAFGLGSFLLFDGDSPAGRVSWPLIVGTLAGSAAYFGLALRKVFQARRAPPRTGAESLRGQTAEVRPDGLVFVQGALWTADGVEAFKPGDRVKVLEVLGTRLRVGPPS, from the coding sequence ATGCGGGCCTCCACGCGCCTTGGGCTATTGGCCCTGATTGTCCTTCCGGCCTTCGCGGAAATTCGAGGGGAAGACGCCGCCCCGCGGCCCGTCCTCGTCATGGACGTGAACGGTCCGATCGATCCGGCGGTCAAAAACCATCTTTTGAGCGGCTTCCAACGGGCCGAGGCCCTGGGCGTCGGTGCCGTGATCCTTCGCCTGGATACGCCCGGGGGGCTTTTGGACGCCACCCGGGACATCGTCCAGGCCATGATCAACGCCCCCTACCCGGTCATCGTTCACGTGGCGCCCCGGGGCGCCCGGGCCGCTTCGGCCGGCGTTTTTTTGACGATGGCCGCGGACGTGGCCGCTCTGGCCCCCGAAACCCATCTGGGCGCCGCCCACCCCGTGAATTTGGGCGGGGGCCCGACGGGAGGATCCGCCCCGGCGCCCTCCACGGGCACCGCCGACGTCCTGGGCGAGAAAGTCCTTTCCGACGCCGCCGCTTACATCCGCGGATTGGCGACGGCCCACGGCCGCAATGCCGTCTGGGCGGAAGACGCGGTGCGCCGAAGCGTTTCCCTGACGGCGGAGGAAGCCCTGGCGAACCACGTGGTGGATTTGCTCGCGGCGGACGAAACGGAATTGATGGATCGGCTCGAGGGGCGGGTCGTCCGCAAAAACGGCCGGACGTTCACTCTGCGATTTCGCGGCGCGACCCGGGTCGATCACCCCATGAGCGCCGCCCAACGGGGCCTTCATGTGCTGGGCCACCCGAACATCGCCTACCTGTTGCTCGTTCTGGGATTTTACGCCCTCGTGTACGAGTTCGCAACGCCGGGGGTGGGCCTGGGCGCCATCGCCGGAATCACCTGCCTGGTCCTCGCTTTCTTTTCCCTTCAAATCCTCCCGATCAACACCGCCGGGCTGGTGCTTTTGGTCGCCGGATTGATCATGATGGCCGTCGACCTCATCGTCTCCTCCCACGGGCTTTTAATTTTCGGCGGCCTGCTGGCTTTCGGCCTGGGCTCGTTCCTCTTGTTCGACGGCGATTCGCCCGCGGGGCGGGTGTCCTGGCCTCTCATCGTCGGGACCTTGGCCGGATCGGCGGCCTATTTCGGCTTGGCCCTCCGGAAGGTGTTCCAGGCCCGGCGGGCGCCGCCGCGCACCGGCGCGGAAAGTCTTCGGGGCCAAACGGCCGAAGTGCGGCCGGACGGTTTGGTGTTCGTCCAAGGGGCCCTCTGGACCGCGGACGGGGTGGAGGCGTTTAAACCCGGCGACCGGGTGAAAGTTTTGGAAGTGCTGGGGACCCGCCTTCGGGTGGGGCCGCCGTCTTAA